One genomic window of Gemmatimonadales bacterium includes the following:
- a CDS encoding cytochrome c, whose amino-acid sequence MSGKQGVGTRSWILIALLGIAACGGKEASPPAAGGTPAASAGGGLSAFQLEHGIGPVTDVVELPAAIDPAMAKQGQDVFEMKCAACHQMEQRFVGPALGDVVERRSPAFIMNFILNPQENIEEHPVGKELLAQFMSFMPNQGVTREEARAILEYLRTK is encoded by the coding sequence ATGTCTGGCAAGCAGGGGGTTGGCACGAGGAGTTGGATACTGATCGCGCTGCTTGGGATCGCGGCATGCGGAGGCAAGGAGGCGTCGCCTCCGGCGGCCGGGGGAACACCGGCGGCCTCGGCTGGCGGCGGCCTCAGCGCGTTTCAGCTCGAGCATGGTATCGGACCGGTCACCGACGTCGTGGAGCTTCCCGCCGCAATCGACCCGGCAATGGCCAAGCAGGGGCAGGACGTCTTCGAGATGAAGTGCGCCGCATGCCATCAGATGGAGCAGCGCTTTGTCGGTCCGGCTCTCGGCGACGTGGTGGAGCGGCGCAGTCCGGCCTTCATCATGAACTTCATCCTGAATCCTCAGGAGAACATCGAAGAGCACCCAGTCGGTAAGGAATTGCTGGCCCAGTTCATGTCGTTCATGCCGAATCAGGGGGTCACGCGCGAAGAGGCGCGGGCGATCCTCGAGTATCTCCGCACCAAGTAA
- a CDS encoding Rrf2 family transcriptional regulator, translated as MLSQTAEYALRTAIYMAEHGDAEPYRVTVLAKALKIPQNYLSKTMHALARSGVLTSSRGKHGGFRLARPANEIPLLDVIRPFDQLEARRQCLLGRPSCSDATPCAAHARWKDLADRNTSFFRDTTLAEITTPERRPVRLKR; from the coding sequence ATGCTCTCCCAGACCGCTGAATACGCGCTCCGCACCGCGATCTATATGGCCGAGCATGGAGACGCCGAACCCTACCGGGTTACCGTCCTCGCCAAGGCGCTCAAGATCCCGCAGAACTACCTCAGCAAGACGATGCACGCCCTTGCGCGCAGCGGCGTCCTGACCTCCTCGCGAGGTAAGCATGGCGGCTTCCGCCTGGCCCGACCGGCTAACGAGATTCCGCTGCTGGACGTCATTCGTCCCTTCGACCAGCTCGAGGCGCGCAGACAGTGTCTGCTGGGCCGGCCCTCGTGCAGCGACGCGACACCCTGTGCGGCCCACGCCCGGTGGAAGGACCTGGCGGATCGAAACACGTCGTTTTTCCGAGACACGACGCTGGCGGAGATTACCACCCCTGAACGGCGGCCGGTTCGTCTCAAGCGCTAG
- a CDS encoding fasciclin domain-containing protein produces the protein MTSSVRSPVLGGLVLAVVACAPSSDESRAAGGTGAPAPGQALVVDETSTPNVVRVAVGSADHTTLVAALQAAELVDPLANVGPFTVFAPTNAAFSRLPPGTVESLLKPENRSQLVQVLYHHVTTSALELSFFSEGQSLNMVSGGQVVITRRDGDTYINDAKVLGSVRASNGWVHVIDGVLLR, from the coding sequence ATGACATCCTCCGTACGTTCCCCGGTCCTCGGCGGCCTTGTCTTGGCGGTGGTCGCGTGTGCCCCTTCCAGCGATGAATCCCGGGCGGCCGGCGGTACCGGGGCTCCGGCGCCTGGTCAGGCCCTGGTGGTTGATGAGACCTCCACGCCCAACGTGGTTCGCGTGGCCGTCGGCTCGGCGGACCATACGACGCTGGTCGCCGCGTTGCAGGCTGCAGAGCTGGTGGATCCGCTGGCCAACGTGGGGCCATTCACGGTCTTTGCCCCGACCAACGCGGCGTTCAGCCGGCTGCCTCCGGGTACTGTCGAGAGCCTCCTCAAACCTGAGAACCGCAGCCAGCTCGTCCAGGTTCTCTATCACCACGTGACGACCTCCGCGCTCGAACTCTCGTTCTTCAGCGAAGGTCAGTCGCTGAACATGGTGAGTGGAGGGCAGGTCGTCATCACCCGGCGCGATGGCGACACCTACATCAACGACGCCAAGGTGCTCGGTTCGGTTCGCGCCTCGAATGGCTGGGTGCACGTGATCGACGGGGTGCTGCTGCGATAG
- a CDS encoding inorganic phosphate transporter, translated as MIWFFLLSGLFLGWSLGANDAANIFGTAVGTRMVRFRTAALVASLFVVLGAVAGGAGTTNTVGALGAVNALGGSFTVALMAGLSVAWMNRSGLPVSTSQAVVGAIIGWNFFTGSPTDLRVLRHIVTAWVASPFIAAVVAILLYLLVRLLLRRYHIHLLELDALTRAGLVVAGAFGAYSLGANNIGNVMGTFAQASPFDDQELAGLTVSGTQQLFLLGGLAIALGIWTNSYRVMTTVGAQVFKLTPILALVVVLAHSISLFVFSSTGLQALLIRAGLPTLPLVPVSSSQAIIGAILGVALVKGGGAGIRAGVLGRIAVGWLVTPVVAGLLSFVALFVMQNVFGVRVSQRPRASDLSAVAAPVVSAPGSAAPVRAAEMADPGWRATIP; from the coding sequence ATGATCTGGTTCTTCCTGTTGAGCGGCCTGTTCCTCGGCTGGTCGCTCGGCGCCAACGACGCGGCCAATATCTTCGGAACCGCCGTGGGCACCCGCATGGTACGCTTCCGTACCGCTGCGCTGGTAGCCAGTCTCTTCGTCGTCCTGGGCGCGGTCGCGGGGGGTGCTGGAACGACGAACACGGTCGGGGCCCTCGGAGCGGTCAACGCTCTCGGCGGGTCGTTTACCGTGGCGCTGATGGCGGGGCTCAGCGTAGCCTGGATGAACCGCTCGGGGCTGCCGGTCTCCACCTCCCAGGCCGTGGTCGGCGCCATCATTGGCTGGAACTTCTTCACCGGCTCGCCCACTGATCTCAGGGTATTGCGCCATATCGTCACCGCCTGGGTCGCGTCGCCGTTCATCGCTGCGGTAGTTGCGATCCTGCTGTATCTCCTGGTTCGCCTGCTGCTGCGCAGGTACCACATTCACCTGCTCGAACTCGACGCGCTCACCCGGGCCGGGCTGGTCGTTGCGGGGGCGTTCGGGGCGTACAGCCTGGGAGCCAACAACATCGGCAACGTGATGGGCACATTTGCGCAAGCGTCGCCGTTTGATGATCAGGAGCTCGCCGGGTTGACCGTGAGCGGCACCCAGCAACTCTTTCTCCTGGGCGGGCTCGCCATTGCTCTCGGGATCTGGACCAACTCCTACCGGGTCATGACAACTGTTGGAGCCCAGGTCTTCAAGCTCACCCCCATCCTTGCCCTCGTCGTGGTCCTGGCACACTCGATCTCCCTGTTCGTATTTTCGTCGACGGGACTGCAGGCCCTGCTGATACGGGCCGGATTGCCTACGCTGCCCCTGGTGCCGGTCTCGAGTTCTCAGGCAATCATCGGCGCGATCCTCGGAGTAGCGCTCGTCAAGGGAGGCGGAGCCGGCATCCGAGCTGGCGTGCTCGGCCGGATTGCCGTCGGCTGGCTCGTCACTCCGGTGGTGGCCGGCCTGCTCAGCTTCGTGGCGTTGTTCGTCATGCAGAATGTCTTTGGCGTGAGGGTCAGTCAGCGCCCTCGAGCGAGCGATTTGTCCGCGGTAGCCGCTCCCGTGGTGTCAGCGCCAGGTTCGGCTGCCCCGGTCCGAGCCGCCGAGATGGCCGATCCAGGCTGGCGCGCAACGATTCCCTGA
- a CDS encoding DUF47 family protein, translating to MMTLLFKQSRELEAQIDEYLDRIIQGGMLFRQGVKCFLEHRMEEFEERLTELRAIEQRADDLRRAIEGKLYLHTLIPDARGDVLGLLEHADEVLNLITSTLLRFSVEVPELQDDLNPLFQDLADNTIATAEAMVSGTRSYFRDLAAVRDHISRAQGHREETNRIAERYTRTVFRRDLRLSHKNQLRYFVSHTERIAEEAEDVCDRLAIATIKRYV from the coding sequence ATGATGACACTGCTGTTCAAGCAGAGCCGGGAGCTCGAAGCCCAGATCGATGAGTATCTCGATCGGATCATTCAGGGCGGGATGCTCTTCAGGCAGGGAGTCAAGTGCTTCCTCGAGCACCGAATGGAGGAATTTGAGGAGCGACTGACTGAACTGCGCGCCATCGAGCAGCGAGCCGACGACCTCCGCCGGGCCATCGAAGGAAAGCTGTACCTGCACACCCTGATTCCCGACGCCCGCGGCGACGTGCTGGGACTGCTGGAACACGCAGACGAAGTCCTGAACCTCATTACATCCACGCTGCTTCGCTTCTCGGTAGAGGTGCCTGAGCTGCAGGACGACCTCAATCCGCTGTTTCAAGACCTGGCGGACAACACCATCGCCACCGCCGAGGCGATGGTCAGCGGAACGCGATCCTACTTCCGCGACCTGGCGGCAGTCCGCGACCACATCAGCCGGGCCCAGGGACACCGCGAGGAGACCAACCGCATTGCCGAGCGCTACACCCGGACGGTGTTCCGCCGGGACCTCCGGCTCAGCCACAAGAATCAGCTGCGCTACTTCGTCTCCCACACGGAGAGGATCGCTGAGGAGGCCGAGGATGTCTGCGACCGGTTGGCCATCGCCACGATCAAGCGGTACGTCTGA
- a CDS encoding anion permease, producing MSAQPEVKVGTVHDSLDMRQYRIEQLPVRQRTAFEQQLARAGLVLAPLIFLLFAFVIELPYLQGVNPDSIVSAAAKAELAAKGAAWFSQANAYMLAIFLASIVLWMTAALPNYLTGLMVIIALVLTGVLTEQRAYAQLGHPVMWLNIMSFVLASMLVATGLAKRVALWLLLKFGRTASSVFLVFLVLNILLSAFVSATTAKAAILLPLFMVIAAIYGARPGEGRTNFGRSIVLQNLLNINLGAGAFLTGSGANLLAAALIGGAIGGTIYFGDWMMAMFPIMVGLMLTGYLLAMKVFFPLGPNERLPQIAGGMERLREEYQSLHRMSWREIRAVVLFLVILGLWATDRWHGVSPTAVAFVGAIVALLPRVGIVEWNQVDVPWHLMLFSAGAYALGAGLDATDLPSISVNAFFDHLGIGQETPFWVLYLLLTGVMILSALIFQSKTMRAMIFIPITIGVAGRFGYPVISLALPVAFMIEHVYVLPFNSKPAALLYETDRYSLPDAFRFGFTMMLIAWMVNVIAGETWFRLLGITPNGVFGIF from the coding sequence ATGAGCGCGCAGCCGGAGGTGAAAGTCGGCACGGTGCATGACTCGCTGGACATGCGCCAGTACCGGATCGAGCAGCTGCCGGTCCGGCAGCGCACCGCCTTTGAGCAACAACTGGCGCGAGCGGGACTCGTCCTCGCCCCTCTGATATTCCTGCTCTTTGCCTTCGTGATCGAGCTGCCCTACCTCCAGGGCGTGAACCCCGATTCGATCGTGTCGGCGGCCGCCAAGGCGGAACTGGCCGCCAAAGGTGCGGCGTGGTTCAGCCAGGCCAACGCCTACATGCTGGCAATCTTCCTGGCATCGATCGTCCTGTGGATGACGGCAGCGCTGCCGAACTACCTCACCGGTCTGATGGTGATCATCGCCCTGGTGCTGACGGGGGTACTCACCGAGCAGCGGGCCTATGCCCAGCTTGGCCATCCGGTGATGTGGCTCAACATCATGTCGTTCGTACTGGCGAGTATGCTGGTGGCCACCGGGCTCGCCAAGCGGGTAGCACTCTGGCTGCTCCTGAAGTTCGGGCGCACCGCCTCCTCGGTCTTCCTCGTCTTCCTCGTTCTGAACATCCTGCTGTCTGCCTTCGTCTCGGCGACAACCGCCAAGGCGGCGATTCTGCTGCCGCTCTTCATGGTTATCGCGGCAATCTACGGCGCCAGACCCGGAGAGGGGCGGACCAACTTCGGTCGCAGCATCGTCCTCCAGAACCTGCTGAACATCAACCTCGGTGCCGGGGCCTTCCTGACCGGATCCGGAGCGAACCTCCTGGCCGCCGCGCTGATCGGTGGAGCCATCGGCGGCACGATCTACTTTGGCGACTGGATGATGGCGATGTTCCCGATCATGGTCGGGCTGATGCTGACAGGCTACCTGCTCGCCATGAAGGTCTTCTTTCCGCTTGGGCCGAACGAGCGGCTGCCCCAGATCGCAGGCGGCATGGAGCGGCTGCGTGAGGAGTACCAATCGCTGCACCGTATGAGCTGGCGCGAGATTCGCGCGGTCGTCCTCTTTCTCGTGATCCTCGGGCTCTGGGCCACTGATAGGTGGCACGGGGTAAGCCCGACCGCCGTGGCCTTCGTCGGCGCCATCGTGGCTCTCCTGCCACGCGTCGGGATCGTAGAGTGGAACCAGGTCGACGTTCCCTGGCATCTGATGCTGTTCTCGGCAGGTGCGTACGCGCTGGGGGCGGGACTCGACGCGACGGATCTCCCATCGATCTCAGTCAACGCCTTCTTCGACCACCTCGGCATCGGGCAGGAAACCCCGTTCTGGGTTCTCTACCTGCTGCTGACCGGCGTCATGATCCTGAGCGCCCTGATCTTCCAGTCCAAGACCATGCGCGCGATGATCTTCATTCCGATCACCATCGGCGTGGCCGGTCGCTTCGGATACCCGGTGATCAGCCTGGCCCTGCCGGTCGCCTTCATGATCGAACATGTTTACGTACTGCCCTTCAACAGCAAGCCGGCGGCGTTACTCTACGAGACCGACCGCTACTCACTGCCCGACGCCTTCCGGTTCGGGTTCACGATGATGCTGATCGCCTGGATGGTCAACGTCATAGCTGGAGAAACCTGGTTCCGACTCCTGGGGATCACGCCGAACGGAGTGTTCGGAATCTTCTAG
- a CDS encoding CYTH domain-containing protein translates to MAQEIERKFLVKGAFKDQIERSTRIVQGYLSSIPERTVRVRLKGEKGFLTIKGIGNASGASRFEWEREIPAAEAEQLLAICEPGVIDKVRHLVRAGGHTYEVDEFHGENDGLVVAEIELSAEDESFERPAWLGSEVTGDARYYNSMLMKQPYTTWATGAG, encoded by the coding sequence ATGGCACAGGAAATCGAGCGGAAGTTCCTGGTGAAGGGCGCTTTCAAGGATCAGATTGAGCGAAGCACTCGCATCGTCCAGGGCTACCTCTCCTCCATACCTGAGCGCACGGTCCGCGTTCGGCTCAAAGGTGAGAAAGGGTTCCTCACGATCAAGGGCATCGGCAACGCGTCTGGAGCAAGCCGGTTCGAGTGGGAGCGGGAGATTCCGGCAGCGGAAGCCGAGCAGCTTCTGGCCATCTGCGAACCGGGCGTCATCGACAAGGTCCGGCATCTTGTCCGGGCAGGCGGCCACACCTACGAAGTGGATGAGTTCCACGGCGAGAACGACGGACTCGTGGTGGCCGAGATCGAGCTGTCGGCCGAGGATGAGAGCTTCGAGCGCCCGGCGTGGCTCGGGTCAGAGGTCACCGGTGATGCTCGCTACTACAACAGCATGCTGATGAAGCAGCCCTACACCACCTGGGCAACAGGCGCAGGATGA
- a CDS encoding TonB-dependent receptor — translation MRALFGFLTSVLLLVATGPLHAQPRTVSGTVRAQADGAPLADVTVRLRGAITSVRTSAAGAFQIEVPAASTDILVVSHPDYDVAEVELLGRTSVEIELRSNIRYNQYGVAVPRKPVAGEARDGLLVFEAADGSFKLWYDLRVQMDGGYFFGETLSPIGNGIEMRRARMAFKSEFARKWYAEIDMDFADSRADLKDAYLQYTPTPGFDVRAGNFKEIFSIEQNTTSRYLTFLERPMVTRAMTPSRHVGFQAVYGRPYVLLAGGLHFQIVDGWEEVQIRKDNNSAFGADEGYSLTGKLVLMPFYHDTEKGLHLGAAASYRTPKTTDQIGTVRFDTRGISNINRRKYLDTDRLQNVSSTVLTGLEGAAYYRNFRIQGEYNTARVAYKDASLGKENFQGFYVFGSTMLFGGKYRYSTADGEFTQPSLGRGWGDLELAVRYEYLDLNSRKDGVMGGEGEGITVGVNFYPISNVKLSMNYGWVNHDRWANGRNRLPTGLDAQGNPTANPLLIVTPEGKAGEDFSSFSFRVQVSF, via the coding sequence ATGAGAGCACTGTTCGGTTTTCTCACTTCGGTTCTGCTGCTGGTGGCAACAGGACCGCTCCACGCACAACCCCGAACGGTGTCCGGCACCGTTCGCGCTCAAGCCGATGGCGCCCCCCTGGCCGATGTGACGGTGCGCCTTCGGGGCGCAATCACCAGTGTGCGCACCTCCGCAGCTGGCGCATTCCAGATCGAGGTGCCGGCCGCATCCACCGACATTCTGGTAGTAAGCCATCCTGACTATGACGTGGCCGAGGTGGAGCTGCTGGGCCGGACGAGCGTGGAGATCGAACTGCGCTCCAACATCCGGTACAACCAGTATGGTGTCGCAGTGCCCCGTAAGCCGGTGGCGGGCGAAGCCCGTGACGGCCTGCTGGTCTTCGAGGCGGCGGACGGCTCCTTCAAGCTCTGGTACGACCTGCGGGTCCAGATGGACGGCGGCTACTTCTTCGGCGAGACGCTGAGCCCGATCGGCAACGGCATCGAGATGCGCCGGGCGCGCATGGCCTTCAAGAGCGAGTTTGCCCGCAAGTGGTACGCCGAGATCGATATGGACTTCGCCGACTCCCGCGCCGACCTGAAGGATGCGTACCTGCAATACACGCCGACGCCGGGGTTCGACGTGAGGGCCGGCAACTTCAAGGAAATTTTTTCGATTGAGCAGAACACGACCAGCCGTTACCTGACGTTCCTGGAGCGGCCGATGGTGACCCGCGCAATGACGCCGTCTCGGCACGTCGGCTTCCAGGCGGTGTATGGGAGGCCCTACGTGCTCCTCGCAGGCGGCCTGCATTTTCAGATCGTGGACGGCTGGGAAGAAGTGCAGATACGCAAGGACAACAACAGCGCGTTCGGCGCGGACGAAGGCTACTCGCTGACCGGCAAGCTGGTACTGATGCCGTTCTATCATGATACCGAAAAGGGCCTGCACCTGGGTGCGGCCGCCTCCTACCGCACTCCAAAAACCACTGATCAGATTGGCACGGTGCGGTTCGACACCCGGGGAATCTCGAACATCAACCGCCGCAAGTATCTGGACACAGACCGGCTCCAGAATGTGAGCAGCACCGTCCTGACCGGGCTCGAAGGAGCGGCCTATTACCGGAACTTCCGGATCCAAGGCGAGTACAATACGGCTCGGGTCGCCTACAAAGACGCCAGCTTGGGGAAGGAAAACTTCCAGGGGTTCTACGTCTTCGGCAGCACCATGCTTTTCGGCGGCAAGTACCGCTACAGCACGGCGGATGGTGAGTTCACCCAGCCCAGTCTGGGCCGGGGCTGGGGTGATCTCGAACTGGCCGTGCGCTACGAGTACCTCGATCTCAACAGCCGCAAGGACGGCGTCATGGGTGGCGAGGGTGAGGGCATCACCGTCGGCGTGAACTTCTACCCGATCAGCAACGTGAAGCTCAGCATGAACTACGGCTGGGTGAACCACGATCGCTGGGCAAACGGGCGGAACCGCCTGCCCACTGGCCTCGACGCGCAGGGCAACCCGACCGCCAATCCGCTGCTGATCGTCACACCGGAGGGGAAGGCGGGCGAGGATTTCAGCTCATTTTCGTTCCGGGTGCAGGTCTCGTTCTAA
- a CDS encoding helix-turn-helix transcriptional regulator: MRDNIIDASVRTLTAAGLEGWSLQQVATAAGCAKGLVIHYFGTKASLLLETGERIAAIRAQRRLQAVGTRGTAGIDRLWQVIADDAAMGTTAAALALASHGIPSRRPGDPADLHAAMALCLGIPPDSLAAPLALTAMLEGVELQLVRGTPVGAVRATFDRLWLSLIE; this comes from the coding sequence ATGCGAGACAACATCATCGACGCTTCCGTCAGAACCTTGACGGCTGCTGGCCTGGAGGGATGGTCGCTTCAGCAGGTCGCGACGGCGGCTGGCTGTGCCAAGGGACTGGTGATTCACTACTTCGGGACCAAGGCATCCTTACTCCTCGAGACCGGTGAGCGGATCGCGGCCATCAGAGCCCAACGCCGGCTCCAGGCTGTCGGGACGCGTGGCACCGCAGGCATCGATCGGCTCTGGCAAGTCATCGCTGACGACGCAGCGATGGGAACGACAGCGGCCGCCCTGGCCCTGGCCAGTCACGGCATCCCCAGCCGCAGGCCGGGCGATCCGGCAGACCTGCATGCCGCAATGGCCCTCTGCCTGGGCATCCCACCCGACTCGCTGGCTGCGCCGCTGGCCCTGACCGCCATGCTGGAAGGAGTCGAACTGCAACTGGTTCGCGGCACGCCCGTCGGCGCGGTCCGGGCCACCTTCGATCGGCTCTGGCTCTCACTGATCGAGTAG
- a CDS encoding helix-turn-helix domain-containing protein — MTTNPSSPPMPSVFSPLAKTLLDAFAEGVVVFDTQGKVLYANEHARDLGLDFSQTSRELMPQLAELGGRLKPLKVGTIDLGEAMFLPGTVGPKTLAEREKEAIVRSLDANGWRLAETAKSLGISRTTLWRRLRAYGLHRDGRSKWAQAS, encoded by the coding sequence ATGACGACGAACCCGTCTTCTCCGCCAATGCCGTCGGTGTTCTCACCCCTCGCGAAGACATTGCTCGACGCTTTTGCAGAGGGCGTGGTGGTGTTCGACACCCAGGGTAAGGTGCTCTATGCCAATGAGCACGCCCGAGATCTGGGACTCGATTTCAGCCAGACATCGCGGGAACTGATGCCGCAGCTCGCCGAGCTGGGCGGGAGGCTCAAGCCACTCAAGGTCGGCACCATTGATCTTGGCGAGGCCATGTTCCTGCCTGGCACGGTCGGACCCAAGACCCTCGCAGAGCGGGAAAAAGAAGCGATCGTCCGCTCCCTCGACGCCAACGGATGGCGCCTGGCCGAAACGGCCAAGAGTCTTGGCATCAGTCGAACCACCCTGTGGCGCCGGCTGCGCGCCTATGGCCTCCACCGCGATGGCCGGAGCAAGTGGGCCCAGGCCTCCTGA
- a CDS encoding 4-hydroxy-3-methylbut-2-enyl diphosphate reductase, which produces MCRCCRPPKGADGSSDRKRVRVTDATYYRKGFGLKGAIEHVLTADYHSALIESFKANDYRVRAGDLEFRLAREFGFCYGVDRAVEYAYETRAKFPDRQLILVGEIIHNPHVNRKLEDMGIRFILRDESGAFDFSSVTPDDVVILPAFGVTVQDFTTLRGIGCVLVDTTCGSVLNVWKRVEKYARDGYTAVIHGKHWHEETKATASQVTKYLEGRYLVVFDMAEADEVCRFIEEGGEVEPIRAKYESRVSEGFDFGRDLVRVGIANQTTMLSKESLAIAERFRQAMIRRYGAEHEADHVRTFDTICSATQERQDAVVQLLEEPLDLMVVVGGYNSSNTCHLAALCHRRGVRTYHIEDADCIDPDSGSIRHQPVGTKAEVVDAGWLGTARRIGLTAGASTPNNKIGDTVARIAATAGYDPVALVR; this is translated from the coding sequence ATGTGCCGGTGCTGCCGGCCCCCGAAGGGTGCGGACGGGTCTTCCGACCGAAAGCGAGTTCGGGTGACTGACGCGACCTACTACCGCAAAGGGTTCGGCCTCAAGGGCGCCATCGAACACGTCCTGACTGCCGACTACCACAGTGCCCTGATCGAGTCGTTCAAAGCCAACGACTATCGCGTTCGAGCCGGCGATCTCGAGTTCCGGCTCGCTCGCGAGTTCGGTTTCTGCTATGGCGTCGATCGCGCCGTCGAGTATGCCTACGAAACCCGGGCCAAGTTTCCCGATCGCCAGTTGATCCTGGTCGGCGAGATCATTCACAACCCTCACGTCAACCGCAAGCTCGAGGACATGGGGATCCGTTTCATCCTGCGCGATGAGTCCGGTGCGTTCGACTTTTCGTCCGTCACGCCTGACGATGTCGTCATTCTGCCGGCCTTCGGCGTCACGGTTCAGGACTTCACGACGCTGCGCGGCATCGGTTGCGTGCTGGTCGACACGACCTGCGGATCGGTGCTCAACGTCTGGAAACGGGTCGAGAAGTACGCGCGCGACGGCTACACGGCCGTGATTCACGGCAAGCACTGGCATGAAGAGACCAAGGCCACCGCGAGCCAGGTGACCAAGTATCTCGAAGGCCGGTACCTGGTCGTCTTCGACATGGCTGAGGCGGATGAAGTCTGTCGTTTCATCGAAGAGGGCGGTGAGGTCGAGCCGATTCGCGCCAAGTACGAGTCCCGGGTTTCCGAGGGCTTCGATTTCGGACGCGATCTCGTCCGGGTCGGTATTGCCAATCAGACGACGATGCTGTCCAAGGAGTCGCTGGCGATCGCCGAGCGGTTCCGCCAGGCCATGATTCGACGCTACGGCGCCGAGCACGAAGCCGACCATGTCCGCACCTTCGACACGATCTGCTCGGCAACCCAGGAGCGACAGGACGCGGTGGTGCAGCTGCTCGAAGAACCCCTCGACCTCATGGTCGTCGTCGGCGGGTACAACTCGAGCAACACCTGTCACCTGGCCGCTCTCTGCCACCGGCGCGGTGTGCGGACCTATCACATCGAAGACGCCGATTGCATCGATCCCGACTCCGGTTCGATTCGTCATCAGCCGGTTGGTACCAAAGCAGAGGTCGTCGATGCCGGCTGGCTTGGCACGGCGCGTCGGATCGGATTGACCGCAGGCGCCTCGACCCCCAACAACAAGATCGGCGACACCGTCGCACGGATTGCCGCGACTGCCGGCTACGATCCCGTCGCTCTGGTGCGATAA
- a CDS encoding beta-lactamase family protein encodes MDRRGFVATSATAMAGVVGVPSLGARRFGASGLRSLDPKRLQTLLDDTARSLGIVGAQLAVFDGEAVHEFATGQANRERGLAVTTDTLFQIGSTTKVFNAALVMNLVDEGKLDLDAPVTKWIPDFQVADAGGAEKITLRQLLSMSSGLDNGSYQDHGRGDDAVARYVAALAKVPLVYEPGTAYGYSNAGSTVAGHAAQLVTGRTWESLLTERILRPLGLTQSAMFAEDLLYHPVALGYRASPNGPVRGRNWSLPRSIAPAGSTLCCSAGDMVRFARMFMADGKSADGKQVLTPAAVRTMHTPVATLPAKLIAQRWCCGPYWKQWGGVELFGHSGTATSGSSMLLWSPSKRMAIATIANVPNQGYPLSDRIFDAVLGDMFGIAKPKLPTAATVKRVPVDLKRYVGRFESLGNRVTMTDEGGKLVARTFSGRNEQPNLTSEIVSMGEDRFLPVDPAMGGNRGWDVAFWGNDGGKATHFLNGVFAMRRTG; translated from the coding sequence ATGGACAGACGCGGTTTCGTGGCGACCTCGGCCACGGCCATGGCCGGTGTCGTGGGTGTGCCGAGCCTGGGTGCGCGACGGTTCGGGGCGTCGGGCCTGCGGAGCCTCGATCCGAAGCGGCTGCAGACGCTGCTCGATGATACGGCTCGCTCGCTCGGCATCGTCGGGGCCCAGCTCGCCGTCTTCGACGGCGAGGCGGTGCATGAGTTTGCCACCGGCCAAGCCAACCGCGAGCGCGGCCTGGCGGTCACCACCGACACGCTGTTTCAGATCGGGTCCACCACTAAGGTCTTCAACGCCGCGCTGGTGATGAACCTGGTCGACGAAGGCAAACTCGACCTCGATGCGCCGGTCACGAAATGGATCCCCGACTTCCAGGTCGCTGATGCGGGTGGCGCCGAGAAGATCACGCTGCGCCAGCTGCTCTCGATGAGCTCGGGCCTCGATAACGGGTCATATCAGGACCACGGCCGCGGCGACGACGCCGTGGCGCGCTACGTCGCTGCGCTTGCCAAGGTTCCCCTCGTGTACGAGCCCGGCACCGCCTACGGCTACTCCAACGCCGGCAGCACGGTGGCCGGTCACGCTGCGCAGCTCGTGACCGGCCGTACCTGGGAGAGCCTCCTGACAGAACGGATTCTCCGGCCGCTCGGCTTGACGCAGTCCGCCATGTTTGCGGAGGACCTGTTGTACCATCCGGTGGCGCTCGGGTATCGTGCGAGTCCGAACGGCCCGGTCCGCGGCCGCAACTGGAGCCTGCCCAGATCCATCGCGCCGGCCGGCTCGACCCTCTGCTGCAGCGCCGGTGACATGGTCCGGTTTGCGCGAATGTTCATGGCCGATGGCAAGTCCGCCGATGGCAAGCAGGTGCTGACGCCTGCGGCGGTGCGCACCATGCACACGCCGGTCGCCACGCTGCCTGCCAAGCTGATCGCGCAGCGCTGGTGCTGCGGTCCGTACTGGAAACAATGGGGCGGGGTGGAGCTGTTCGGGCACAGCGGCACCGCCACCAGCGGATCGTCGATGCTGCTCTGGTCGCCCTCCAAGCGAATGGCGATTGCGACGATTGCCAACGTGCCCAACCAGGGATATCCGCTCTCGGATCGGATCTTCGACGCGGTGCTAGGCGACATGTTCGGAATCGCGAAGCCCAAGCTGCCCACGGCCGCCACCGTCAAGCGGGTGCCCGTCGACCTCAAGCGGTATGTCGGTCGGTTCGAGTCGCTGGGCAATCGAGTGACGATGACGGATGAAGGCGGCAAGCTCGTGGCCCGCACCTTCAGCGGGCGGAACGAGCAGCCGAACCTGACCTCGGAAATCGTGTCGATGGGTGAAGATCGCTTCTTACCAGTCGATCCGGCCATGGGCGGCAATCGGGGTTGGGACGTTGCCTTCTGGGGCAATGACGGCGGCAAGGCAACCCACTTCCTCAACGGCGTCTTTGCGATGCGACGGACCGGCTGA